Proteins encoded in a region of the Panicum hallii strain FIL2 chromosome 3, PHallii_v3.1, whole genome shotgun sequence genome:
- the LOC112885435 gene encoding uncharacterized protein LOC112885435 codes for MDRSWIYTSAPFSPAFLSGVQHFMEYVRARCSSADEKIKCPCRKCLNQKEKSLDDVHEDIELNGMSRCYIRWAHHGEEEDDVGQDDDGELAVLPEDMSCDGTDQGQAPLDEEGQAEDVIDDGARGVQGLIQDLRDVASHGLGGNLYKQLMEEAKRELYPGCTEESRLSFMIKLLHIKVYNRITTSGFDAFLELLSSTLKNVPRIPKSYNEMKAVLRKLGFGYVSIDACKYDCALFWKDHEGDDHCLVCGFTRWKVNKEGRKKVPHKVLRYFPIIPRLQRLFMSKQRAQYARWHKEKRVPVENEMRHPADGEAWKDFDENFKSFVDDPRNLRLAIATDGFNPFGQMSNSYSIWPVLVVPYNFPPWMCMDQSNYMLALLIPGKKSPGKDFHVFMQPLIADLMELWKGVKTYDAVEGKDFSLRAAILFGIHDYPALGTMSGRTTKGYFACVYCDENPCSECLRNKIGFINHRRFLPNDHAWRTNKSFNGKHEKREQPRKFTADEVMARLDSVCYVPGKNPDKPKPRKRCRNVDEPVWHLKVSLYDLPYWSKLKLQHNLDVMHIEKNICEAILSTLLNIPNKTKDTIAARLDLEDRGIRKELHLLDDSGSSSSKPRACYVLKPEDKKKFMQFHILPAGLCGLVRKDVYEVIAELESDTNQPIHEQVQMRSQEAYQEEHISSRDGAVRDIPPDMDLLHMDNEPGSPISRDLVESIRRQKHIAQGDEADREDEDETYLEYHSPEEGNTSGEDSDVD; via the exons ATGGATAGAAGTTGGATTTATACAAGTGCACCATTTTCGCCGGCCTTTTTGTCTGGTGTTCAACACTTCATGGAATATGTCAGAGCTAGATGTAGTAGTGCAGATGAGAAAATCAAGTGCCCATGCCGAAAATGCTTGAACCAGAAAGAGAAAAGCCTAGATGATGTACACGAGGATATCGAGCTCAATGGTATGTCTAGGTGCTATATTAGGTGGGCTCATcatggagaggaagaagatgatgttggacaagatgatgatggagaactCGCTGTTCTACCTGAAGATATGTCATGTGATGGAACTGACCAAGGCCAGGCACCACTTGATGAGGAAGGACAAGCTGAAGATGTCATAGATGATGGTGCAAGGGGAGTTCAGGGGTTGATTCAAGATTTGCGCGACGTAGCAAGCCATGGCCTTGGTGGTAACTTATATAAACAACTCATGGAAGAGGCAAAGCGTGAACTTTATCCAGGTTGCACCGAGGAGAGTAGGCTATCTTTCATGATTAAACTGCTGCATATAAAAGTGTACAATCGGATAACAACATCTGGGTTCGATgcattccttgagttgctttctTCAACTTTGAAGAATGTTCCCAGAATTCCTAAGTCATATAACGAGATGAAAGCTGTGCTTCGGAAGCTTGGTTTTGGTTATGTTTCTATTGATGCGTGCAAGTATGATTGTGCCTTGTTTTGGAAGGACCATGAAGGCGATGATCATTGCCTAGTTTGTGGCTTCACAAGATGGAAAGTGAACAAGGAGGGCAGAAAGAAAGTTCCTCACAAGGTCCTCCGTTACTTTCCAATAATTCCACGCCTTCAAAGGCTTTTCATGTCAAAGCAGCGGGCACAATATGCAAGATGGCACAAGGAAAAGAGGGTACCCGTTGAAAATGAAATGAGACATCCTGCTGATGGGGAAGCTTGGAAAGATTTTGATGAGAATTTCAAGTCTTTTGTAGATGATCCCCGCAATTTGaggttagccattgctactgatGGATTTAACCCATTTGGTCAGATGAGCAATTCATATAGCATATGGCCAGTGTTAGTGGTACCATACAATTTTCCACCCTGGATGTGCATGGACCAATCCAATTATATGCTTGCTTTACTAATTCCAGGCAAAAAATCACCAGGCAAAGATTTCCATGTGTTTATGCAGCCTTTGATAGCAGACCTGATGGAGCTTTGGAAGGGTGTAAAAACTTATGATGCAGTTGAAGGCAAAGACTTTAGCCTGCGTGCAGCGATTCTGTTTGGAATCCATGACTACCCTGCATTGGGCACCATGTCAGGCAGAACCACTAAGGGTTACTTTGCATGTGTATACTGTGATGAGAATCCATGCTCCGAATGTCTTagaaacaaaattggtttcataaACCATAGACGTTTCCTCCCTAACGACCATGCTTGGAGGACAAACAAATCTTTCAATGGCAAGCATGAAAAAAGAGAGCAGCCAAGGAAATTTACTGCAGATGAGGTTATGGCAAGGTTGGATTCAGTTTGCTATGTTCCAGGCAAGAATCCAGATAAGCCAAAACCAAGAAAACGATGCCGTAATGTAGATGAACCAGTATGGCATCTGAAGGTTAGCTTGTATGATTTACCATACTGGTCAAAATTGAAGCTACAGCACAACCTTGATGTTATGCACATAGAGAAAAACATATGTGAAGCCATTTTGTCAACTCTGCTTAATATCCCAAATAAGACAAAGGACACCATCGCTGCAAGACTAGATTTGGAGGATAGAGGTATAAGAAAAGAGCTTCATTTGCTAGATGACAGTGGTAGTTCATCATCAAAGCcaagagcttgttacgttctaaAACCAGAAGACAAGAAGAAGTTCATGCAATTT catattTTACCAGCTGGCCTTTGTGGTTTGGTGCGCAAAGATGTATATGAAGTAATTGCTGAATTGG AGTCCGACACAAACCAACCAATCCATGAACAAGTACAAATGAGATCTCAAGAGGCATACCAAGAGGAGCATATTTCATCTAGAGATGGTGCAGTGAGAGACATTCCTCCAGATATGGATTTGTTGCACATGGATAATGAACCAGGCAGCCCTATTAGTAGAGACCTCGTCGAGAGCATCCGTCGACAAAAACATATTGCTCAAGGTGATGAAGCAGACCgcgaagatgaagatgaaaccTACCTTGAGTACCatagtccagaagaaggcaataCTTCAGGAGAAGACAGTGATGTTGATTGA